GACCATCTCGAGGTCATACACCCCTTGAAAACTCAATCCGCCGTCAAGGAGCCCGTCCAGACTGGCGAGCTCCATACTCCTGGATTGATAGGTCAGCGTGGTTTCCAGGTCAGCTGGCAGCTGCCCCATTAAGCAGTGCTGGCGCCCCTGTGGGGTGCTCGCAAATGTTGAAAAGTGCTGGCACAACCGCGGCCACTCCAGCAATTCCAGGGTCTCTTCCAGAATCGAAATCGAAGGAGATGCCGATGTCGCACGGGGTTCGGATGTCATCAGGAGAGACCCGCTGATGCCTCCATCTGGTTAGAGGGGATGCCACCAGGAGGTTCATACAGCATCTCGAGCCAGTTCCCATCTGGATCACGGAAGTAAAAGGAGGCTGTTCCATCTCTGTGGTCATGCACCGCTCCAACGCTGACCCCAGACGCTTTGAGGTGGTCATGAACCACATCAACCTCAGCGCGATCGCGAAAGTGAAAGGCAAAATGCGGCCCAGCTGCTTTGTAGTTGGGTCCCAGAAGAGCTAACCCATCTCGGCCCTCTCCCGCCTCGAGATAGCACCAGTCATCCGCCTTCCAGACCAAGCGCATGCCGAGATCACAGTAAAAAGCGATCGCACGTGACATGTCCTGCACACGGATGGCGACGTGGCCAAGGCGCTGTACCGCTGGCATAGAGGCTGCGAAAGAAGACGGTCATTCTGGTCTGTCAATCGCCATCTGTGAGCGACTCCACGACCGAGACCGTCTATGGCCTAGTCGTCTTCAACGCGTTCGTAGCCACTCGGCGGCATCACAAGCGTGATACGTGAGGATTAAATCGGCACCCGCCCGCTTGAAGCTCAGCAAAGTCTCGAGAACCACGGCACGTTCATCAATCCATCCCCGTTCTGCGGCCGCTTTCACCATGGAGTATTCGCCACTGACGTTGTAAGCAGCGATCGGAAGCTCTGACTCATCCCGCAGGCGGCAGATGATGTCCAGATAAGCCAAACCTGGCTTCACCATCATGATGTCGGCACCTTCTTGCTCATCAAGCTGGGCCTCAGTGATGGCCTCGCGAGCATTGGCCGGGTCCATTTGATAGGTGTCTTTGTTCTTAGGGATCACCTTCTCAGTCGTCGCGCGAGGAGCGGAATCCAGCGCCTCGCGAAACGGGCCGTAATAAGCGGAGGAATACTTTGCGGTGTAGCTGATGATGCCGACGTGCTCGAAACCGGCGTCATCAAGCGCTTCACGTATGGCGCCAACGCGACCATCCATCATGTCGCTAGGCCCAATCAGATCAGCCCCGGCCTCCGCCTGCATCACAGCCTGCTTGCACAACTGCTCGATGGTTTCGTCGTTCAGCACGACACCTGCCTGGCTCACAATCCCGTCGTGGCCATCACAGGAGTAAGGGTCGAGGGCAACGTCGGTCATGATCGCCATCTCAGGGATCTCTTGCTTCAACTGACGGATCGCACGCGGGATCAGACCGTTCTCGTTGAAGCACTCAGCACCGTCTTCTGTCTTGAGCCCTTCAGCCACCTTGGGGAAGAGCACCACGCAGCGAATGCCCAGATCCCAGGCTCGCTGAACTTCAGCACTCAAGCGATCGAGGCTCCAGCGACTTGCGCCTGGCATGGCGCCGATCGGTTCAACCTCAGCACCTTCGTGCACAAATAGAGGATAAATAAAGTCGGATGGGAGCAATTGGTTTTCGCGCACCATGGCCCTGATGGCCGGAGAGCGACGCAAACGGCGGGGGCGATAGGAGATATCCATTAACAAGGGTCTGACTGGAGATGTTGAAATCGTAAATCCCGCCTCAAAGGCTGGCGTTCTGCATCCACTGTTGACGAAGGTCTCCGTCTCGGCTGCTCTGTAGCTGTTCAAGCAGCTGACGCTGTTTGTCTGACCACTGCTTCGGCCATTGAAGATCAAGGGTGAGCAACAGATCTCCACGGCCAGACTTTCCTGGCCAACCTTTTCCCCGTAGGCGAAGGCTCTTTCCTGGAGCAGTGCCAGGGGGAATGGTGACATCAGCTTCACCATCAGGCGTCATGACCTTGACCATTCCACCTAGAGCCAGTTCGTCGAAAGCAACAGGCAATTCAGCACGCAACTGATCGCCATCCAGAGTCCAGATCGGATGCGCTTGAACCTCAATCACGAGATAAAGATCACCGCGACGACCAGTCCCCGGTTGAACATTTCCCTTGCCCTTAAGCCGAAGCTTCGAACCACTTTTCACGCCAGGAGGGATCCGGACCTGAACCCGCTCATCATTCACAGACAAGGTGCGCTCCCCACCTCGAAAGGCTTCCGAGAACGTCACTTTGACCGCTGCTTCTGCATCAAGATTGAGGGGTGCTCTCGATCCACCGCGGGGGAAGCCGCCTCCAGGGAAGCCACCGCCGGGGAAACCTCCGCCGTATCCGGCGGGACCTGTGCCACCTCCAGCCCCACCACCAAAACGGCCCAGGAGGTCATTGATGAAGTCGTCAAAATTGCCGTAGCGGCCAAAGT
The window above is part of the Synechococcus sp. WH 8020 genome. Proteins encoded here:
- a CDS encoding VOC family protein, which gives rise to MPAVQRLGHVAIRVQDMSRAIAFYCDLGMRLVWKADDWCYLEAGEGRDGLALLGPNYKAAGPHFAFHFRDRAEVDVVHDHLKASGVSVGAVHDHRDGTASFYFRDPDGNWLEMLYEPPGGIPSNQMEASAGLS
- the hemB gene encoding porphobilinogen synthase → MDISYRPRRLRRSPAIRAMVRENQLLPSDFIYPLFVHEGAEVEPIGAMPGASRWSLDRLSAEVQRAWDLGIRCVVLFPKVAEGLKTEDGAECFNENGLIPRAIRQLKQEIPEMAIMTDVALDPYSCDGHDGIVSQAGVVLNDETIEQLCKQAVMQAEAGADLIGPSDMMDGRVGAIREALDDAGFEHVGIISYTAKYSSAYYGPFREALDSAPRATTEKVIPKNKDTYQMDPANAREAITEAQLDEQEGADIMMVKPGLAYLDIICRLRDESELPIAAYNVSGEYSMVKAAAERGWIDERAVVLETLLSFKRAGADLILTYHACDAAEWLRTR
- a CDS encoding DnaJ C-terminal domain-containing protein; the protein is MAGSGYRDYFKVLGVERSADADTVKRAFRKLARQYHPDVNPDDQDAEARFKEVSEAYEVLSDPEKRRRYEQFGQYWNQAGMPGGGSGPAGVDVDFGRYGNFDDFINDLLGRFGGGAGGGTGPAGYGGGFPGGGFPGGGFPRGGSRAPLNLDAEAAVKVTFSEAFRGGERTLSVNDERVQVRIPPGVKSGSKLRLKGKGNVQPGTGRRGDLYLVIEVQAHPIWTLDGDQLRAELPVAFDELALGGMVKVMTPDGEADVTIPPGTAPGKSLRLRGKGWPGKSGRGDLLLTLDLQWPKQWSDKQRQLLEQLQSSRDGDLRQQWMQNASL